AGTTTTTTCCCGTAAATTGGCCTTGCGAACGGCGGAAGCGCCCCGCATCCGGCTCTGCGGTTGGTGTAGGCCGACACAAGTTGGTTGGCTAGCCCCCACACGAATCCCAGACCCGCCTGGGGTCTTCCGGCGGACCGCAAATTTTTTGAAGGAGGAGAAATCCCAATGAAGAAGTTCCTTTCTCTGGTGCTTGCTCTGGTGATGACCATGTCTCTGGTCACCGTCAGCGCCGGCGCCAAGGACTTCACGGACGACAGCGAGATCACCTACAAAGAAGCTGTGGATGTGATCTCTGCCCTGGGTGTTGTCGACGGTTATTCCGACGGCGACTTCCGTCCCGATGATGTCCTGACCCGTGGCGCGGCCGCCAAGATCATCTGCAACCTGATCCTGGGCCCCACCACCGCCTCCGCGCTCAGCGCAGGCACCGCTCCCTTTAAGGATGTTCCCGTGACCAACACCTTCGCGGGCTACATCACCTACTGCTCTCAGCAGGGTATCATCAGCGGCTATGCTGACGGCACCTTCCGTCCCACCGGCACCCTGAGCGGCAACGCGTTCATGAAGATGCTGCTGGGCGCTCTGGGCTATGACAGCTCCATCGAGGGCTACACCGGCGCCAACTGGCAGGTCAGCGTCATCAAGCAGGCCAGCGGCATCGGTCTGGACGACGGCAACGACGAGTTCGTGGGCTCCCAGGCTGTGACCCGTCAGGAGGCCGCCCTGTACGCCTTCAACATGCTGCAGGCCACCATGGTCGAGTATGACAAGAAGGACACCATCGTTGTGGGCGACATCACCATCAACACCACTTCCACCCGCAAGGACGTGGAAAACAATACCAACACCGACGGCAACATCGATGGCGAGCGCAACGGCGACGGCCTGATGCAGTTCGGCGAGAAGTATTTCAAGGACCTGGAGAAGGAGGATGCCACCGACATCTTCGGCCATCCCTCCAGCAAGTGGGTCTATGATGGCGACGATGTGGGCACCTATGCCAACGAGGCTGACGCCACTTATGTGGTGGAGGACGACGATATGGACGTCGGCCAGGTGGTCACCAGCTCCAGCTACATGAATTACAGCAGCTCCGAAGCCAAGGATGCCAAGTACTTCCTGAACGGCGATGACAATGAGGTGAAGTCCTCTGAGCTGGTTGCCGTGGGCGATATCGTCGAGGCTTACGAGAATGACAACGGCGATGTGGAGACCGTTGTGGTTTCCCGCTACACTGTTGCCAAGATCGACAAGGTCGATACCGACGTCAGCACCGCTGAGAGCCGCAACGGCGCCTCCGAGGTCCTGACCCTCACCGATCTGGACGGCGACAACAGCAACGACTACTACGACAAGTACGACGATGCCGAGAAGACCCTGCGGGGCTATGCCTCCTCCTATGACGAGGGCACTGTTCTGGCCGTGGCCTTCCGCGACGGCAAGTTCGGCGATGAAGTCCTGGCTTCTTACGAGGCCGAGGCTGTCACCGGCGAAGTCACCGCTTTCCGTGAGGACGAGACCGTCACCATGGACGGCACCAAGTATGAGTTTGCCCGCAACGAGAACGGCACCGCTGGTTTCGTGGACGGCATCACCAGCAACTTCGACTTCGACAAGGAGTACACCATCTACCTGACCGCCGACGGCTATGTCATCGGTGTGGAGGGTGCCGCTGGTGCGGACCTGAACGACGTGTACTATGTGACCGGCGTTTACTGCGAGGAGAGCCGTTACAATGCCAACAAGTTTACCTGGTACGCCCAGGCCGTGTCCCTGGCGGATGGTTCTGCCTCTGACATCGAGCTGGATGAAACTGATGCGGACAATGCACTGAAGGCTTTCATTAATGATGAAAAGACAGATGAGTTTACTGTTGTCAATGGCCTGTATACCTTTGATGATGACATTGCCACTGCTTGGGACGGGGACAGAGACTATACCGTCTATGGCTTCAGTGATAGTGGTGAGCTGAACACCAATTTGAAGGATGCTCTGGCTATGGACGACACCAAGTTCTCCACCACCATCGTCGGCGGCGGTAGCGGCAAGACCTTCTATGTGGACGAGAACACTCAGTACCTCGGCGTGGATGATTATGCCGATGATATCGACACCGTCTATGCCATGGGCGGCATGAAGGGTACACCGAGCAACGGAAGCCGTGTGATCGTGATTGCTGACCAGGATGAGAACCGTGACGCCCTGTATGTGATCCTGCT
This DNA window, taken from Dysosmobacter welbionis, encodes the following:
- a CDS encoding S-layer homology domain-containing protein, translating into MKKFLSLVLALVMTMSLVTVSAGAKDFTDDSEITYKEAVDVISALGVVDGYSDGDFRPDDVLTRGAAAKIICNLILGPTTASALSAGTAPFKDVPVTNTFAGYITYCSQQGIISGYADGTFRPTGTLSGNAFMKMLLGALGYDSSIEGYTGANWQVSVIKQASGIGLDDGNDEFVGSQAVTRQEAALYAFNMLQATMVEYDKKDTIVVGDITINTTSTRKDVENNTNTDGNIDGERNGDGLMQFGEKYFKDLEKEDATDIFGHPSSKWVYDGDDVGTYANEADATYVVEDDDMDVGQVVTSSSYMNYSSSEAKDAKYFLNGDDNEVKSSELVAVGDIVEAYENDNGDVETVVVSRYTVAKIDKVDTDVSTAESRNGASEVLTLTDLDGDNSNDYYDKYDDAEKTLRGYASSYDEGTVLAVAFRDGKFGDEVLASYEAEAVTGEVTAFREDETVTMDGTKYEFARNENGTAGFVDGITSNFDFDKEYTIYLTADGYVIGVEGAAGADLNDVYYVTGVYCEESRYNANKFTWYAQAVSLADGSASDIELDETDADNALKAFINDEKTDEFTVVNGLYTFDDDIATAWDGDRDYTVYGFSDSGELNTNLKDALAMDDTKFSTTIVGGGSGKTFYVDENTQYLGVDDYADDIDTVYAMGGMKGTPSNGSRVIVIADQDENRDALYVILLGSDASVGSADILYAAGSSTDKVGTDKYVREFWSMEDNTSEDITIDEKLSAHGFYEVDSIDEDGVYTLKDYDKTASSIDEDSDGIVVEDLALDNTDQIYRNALSGSIDNVKFDDVSIANATIIDGRSNSDRNDSVYDREINSISRLEAALDAVRDEDLETKGTVEIDLYVKDGEITFICVTDVGGVAKDDGEQESGELDLTGVENFVCNSNIVTVDLVGTGKIPANYPVTVTLMKANSTEGDAEVGSKEHVNETAYEVNDWNNLGQIAIQESGNYYVIITIENEDGRVVDEFTSNTVRFVYTAQP